Genomic window (Salinibacterium sp. M195):
GTCGCGCAATGACAGCAAGGCGAATGACGATACTCGCAACGACGACGATGGTTCTCAGGACGAAGCGGGCAATGTCCGACGCCGTTCGCGCCGTCGCACAGGTGAAGACGCTCGCCCCGGCGACGAATCGCCCAACACTGTTGTTCGTGTTCGCCAGCCGCGCAAGCAGCCAGAACCCAGCAACGAGCCGACTCGCGTCAAGGGATCCACTCGACTCGAGGCTAAAAAGCAGCGCCGCCGTGATGGCCGCGATGCTGGTCGCCGGCGTCCCGTTGTCACCGAAAGCGAGTTCCTCGCGCGTCGCGAAAGTGTCGACCGCGTCATGGTGGTCCGCTCGAAGTTTGACCGCATCCAGATTGCTGTTCTCGAAGACGGAGTTCTCGTTGAGCACTACGTGGCCAAAGCACAGGACGCGAGCCTTATCGGCAACGTGTACCTCGGTCGCGTTCAAAACGTTCTGCCCAGCATGGAAGCAGCATTCGTCGACATCGGGCGTGGCCGTAACGCCGTTCTCTATTCTGGTGAAGTCGACTGGGATGCCGCAGCCGAGAATTCGGCCGACGGCAAGCCGCAGGCTCGTCGCATTGAGCTCGCGCTCAAGCCAGGCGACCGCGTGCTCGTTCAGGTCACTAAAGACCCAGTTGGCCACAAGGGTGCCCGACTGACGAGTCAGGTTTCCCTTCCGGGGCGCTACCTCGTGTACGTGCCCAATGGTTCGATGAGCGGAATCAGCCGCAAGCTGCCTGACACGGAGCGTTCACGGCTCAAGAAGATCCTCAAGGGTGTTCTGCCAGAGAACGTTGGTGTCATTGTTCGCACGGCTGCCGAGGGTGCTACTGAAGAGCAACTAACCCTCGATGTGAGCCGATTGACTAGCCAGTGGGCTGACATCAGCGCACAGGTTGACAACGTGCAAGCCCAGGGGCCAGCGCTGCTTCACTCTGAACCTGACTTGCTGATCAAGATCATTCGTGACGTCTTCAATGAAGACTTCCACAAGCTCGTTATCGAAGGTAGCGACGCTCGTAAGACGATCGAGGGCTACGTGCGTTCGGTCGCGCCCGATCTGCTTGACCGACTGCAAGAGCACGACAGCACGGTCGATTCCTTCGAGGAGTACCGCGTTTCAGAGCAGATCGAGAAAGCACTGGACCGCAAGGTTTGGCTGCCCTCGGGTGGCTCGCTCGTTATCGACCGCACCGAAGCGATGACGGTTGTTGATGTCAACACCGGCAAGTTCGTTGGTTCTGGCGGAAACCTTGAAGAGACCGTCACCAAGAACAACGTCGAAGCTGCGGAAGAAATCGTCCGTCAGCTTCGCCTGCGCGACATCGGTGGCATCATCGTTATCGACTTCATCGACATGGTGCTCGAGTCGAACCGCGACCTCGTGTTGCGTCGACTTGTCGAGTGCTTGAGTCGTGACCGCACGAAGCACCAGGTCGCAGAAGTTACCTCCCTCGGTCTTGTGCAGATGACTCGCAAGAAGCTGGGCCTCGGTTTGCTTGAGACCTTCAGTGAGAACTGTGACGTGTGTGCTGGACGTGGAGTGGTTGTTCACCACGATCCCGTCACCAAGCACCGCCAGCAGCCGACTCAGAACGAGCAGGCTGGCGGCGGACGCCGCGGTCGTAACCGCGGCGGAAACGGTAACAATGGTGGCGGCAACTCTGGCGGAAATAACTCCGGCTCGGCAAACAATGGTGGAACGCAGAACCAGCAGTCACACGGTGCGCCCAAGTCGACTGGCGCTGCCTCAGGCAACAGCAACAGCAACAGCAACGGCAACAGCGGTAGCAATGGCACACATGCAATCACCGAAGACGTTCGCAATGCTCTTGCTCGCGTAGCGGCCAGCACCGTGATTCCCACCGCTGAGCACGTCTCCGATGTGTCGACGGCGAAGGACTCGTCGAACGCGCCAGACACGGCTTCATCACAGAAGTCGGATGCCCCGAAGGCCGAGAAGAAGACTCAGAAGTCGCCAGCGCAGAAGTCGGCATCTCAGAAACCGGAAACTCAGAAGTCGGCACCTCAGAAGACGGCAACTCACAAGCCATCAACTCAGACCAGCGATGTCGTTGAGGCCGCTG
Coding sequences:
- a CDS encoding Rne/Rng family ribonuclease → MVNENDKSKEVPKKKGLFGRILPASRSAASKSVAQTPPVEIPAAAERPAADASTAAPAAATSAEPQAPRAAQAPRESAVAKRPAAKTATEHLGLDVPASVTEIPKADASDSAHSDGDQAPKSTQARSRSRRGSGSSASKSPDAATSEKVAAPKKSAAPKKTPVVKAPSTTSLLFQAPELPELPARASRSRNDSKANDDTRNDDDGSQDEAGNVRRRSRRRTGEDARPGDESPNTVVRVRQPRKQPEPSNEPTRVKGSTRLEAKKQRRRDGRDAGRRRPVVTESEFLARRESVDRVMVVRSKFDRIQIAVLEDGVLVEHYVAKAQDASLIGNVYLGRVQNVLPSMEAAFVDIGRGRNAVLYSGEVDWDAAAENSADGKPQARRIELALKPGDRVLVQVTKDPVGHKGARLTSQVSLPGRYLVYVPNGSMSGISRKLPDTERSRLKKILKGVLPENVGVIVRTAAEGATEEQLTLDVSRLTSQWADISAQVDNVQAQGPALLHSEPDLLIKIIRDVFNEDFHKLVIEGSDARKTIEGYVRSVAPDLLDRLQEHDSTVDSFEEYRVSEQIEKALDRKVWLPSGGSLVIDRTEAMTVVDVNTGKFVGSGGNLEETVTKNNVEAAEEIVRQLRLRDIGGIIVIDFIDMVLESNRDLVLRRLVECLSRDRTKHQVAEVTSLGLVQMTRKKLGLGLLETFSENCDVCAGRGVVVHHDPVTKHRQQPTQNEQAGGGRRGRNRGGNGNNGGGNSGGNNSGSANNGGTQNQQSHGAPKSTGAASGNSNSNSNGNSGSNGTHAITEDVRNALARVAASTVIPTAEHVSDVSTAKDSSNAPDTASSQKSDAPKAEKKTQKSPAQKSASQKPETQKSAPQKTATHKPSTQTSDVVEAAAEAAVAFLDLPATKNSSPKLSTHDAEQILGSVLEALPEPKQPGQGRSRGSRRASSQGKIVNPTTGDDQ